The Vitis riparia cultivar Riparia Gloire de Montpellier isolate 1030 unplaced genomic scaffold, EGFV_Vit.rip_1.0 scaffold567_pilon_pilon, whole genome shotgun sequence genome contains the following window.
AACATTTAACATGGCATTATATTCAGGCTTACCATTCTGAGGCTTTTGAGCACTCTAATCCGCTTATGTAGCTTACAATCCCAAGGATTTGAgacattattttcaaagatCTAAAGATATTATGTTGCAAACCTAAGACACCGACATTTGTATATTAGCTTCCATGAACAAGGTAATGATCCTCTATTGCTTCATTATGATCAAGACAATAATAccataatagaatttttttttataaatatcataattatccatcaattaaaaaatatacaattacaatatcatttttaaacataaaattatgcgatactaatttttcaacaaattaTTATTGCTCTTTGATCTCTTTGAGTTGGTCAAAGACACATGAGTTGAGtctaaggagaaaaaaattggaGCAAGCCATGGAGAATCTGCTTCGTGTAATCTTCTGTCTAGTCTTGTGAGTTTTTTCGTAGTTAAGAAATAATGGTTAGAAGGTAAAATGTGGCACAGGAGGAtctaaaaaacaagaaaattaacGAGTGAGgtgtgaaaaaggaaaaggaaaaagaaaaagaaagcttaAGCCATACTCAATGAATATAGTACTGTTTTGTCACTGATGATAGGGAACTTTTGAAGTGAATGCACAAGTTTATTATTCATTGGATGGGGCGGGTCAGCTCGACTCAATCTAAACTTGATATAATGTTTGGCGGGTTtagataatcatttttattattgggATTGAGCTTGAgttaaagttttcaaatcaaGTTCAATTTGGTTTGTGCCTAGCTTAAGATTAAGGTTTGGACAACATAAACCTAATTTGAAcccaattttatgtttttataatatttataatgtatattattttatataataatatttatttttttagatttttaaaaaaaaatatcaaattaatattatataatatatattttttatttttttaaatataaatttattttacttttgttgttacatataaattttttcttatttactttttaatttctcacataaatatataaaaatttattaaaaaaatattataaatgaattttgaattatataactcaaaaaaacattatattttccTCGGGTTTGAATAAAcctaatttgaattcaatttaatgtttcttaatatttataatatatattatcttgtacaataatacattttttttttatattttgtgaaaaaatgttaaattaatattatataatatacatgttcatttaaaatatatatatatatatatatttacaaatttgtttttatatttttggtgtTATATCTAAAttgtcttattttattatttaaattttcatataaatatatagaaattttgttaaaaaaaaaaaagaaaataaaacattgtagaaggattttgaattatataactTGATTAACCTGAAATAAAACTTGACTACCTTGAACTCAAGCGGGTTTAGAGAAATGAGGTTGGGTTAAGTTTTGGCTTAATACTTTGGATATGAAGTCAATTTGGGTTAGATTTTgatcaattgttttttattccaGTTGAATTTGGGTTAGATGTCAACCCATTAATATTGCAGCCATAACAGTGTTTCAGAAAATCAAAGGCGAAATTAGCATGTGTTCCTCGACTCGTGACCAAGTCCTACACTCTAGCTTCTCCCTTACAATTATATGTGACTCTATGAGTACACCTTATAGATTCTTAGAAATGTTTATaccttttttaatacttgaataataaaaattttcaagtattaaaaatattataattaaaactcaaaaaatagatcaattactataaaaaaaaataagaaataaaaattgatatatcatGAATTATAactttactatttttcttttatatacaactataattttttaattttcttattacgtaaatagattctaaattaagtaacacataattaataatttagatTATTTGATGAACcttttaatttttgagaataatttgaaattcaaaaaattgatttgattagTTATATATTAAATCCAAACATTCTAAAATATTGTGCTTATAATTGATGATTAAATGTGTGCgtgtaatgaaaatttttggttcatttacatgttaaaaaaagctaaactttattttatattcattttaaatacaatattattaacaatttatcattaaatattattattattcacttttaacaaaaaaagaaattaatgactcttttacaaaaatgttaatatccatattttttaatacatattaacgtagtatttttttataaaaaaaattatttattattattataatattactttcTTGTTTTActaaaatctattaattttttaaatttatttgtaattaaaaaccaattttatttttaagaagacgaattaaatttaattaatattatataaattaaaatttacaatgtttttataaaatcaaaatagaaaagagttatttgattaaaaggatcaTTTGAAgcccaattttttaaatctaaccCTTTACCCATTTTTGgccttattttgataaaaatgctcttattattttcttattaaaataaccttttttcaatatatatatatatatataaatacttaaaatagtaaaagacgtttatatcaaaaatattattttatccattttaattaattaattcaataaaaaatcatttttttaaaataatttatggaaacaagtttttgttttttgttttttaaaaacttgtcaAACAcccttatttcttttaataaaattttttaaaattatttttttattctttaatttaaaaatagcttataaaaaaaagtaaaaaaaatggtgaaacaaCCTATCTTTCTAATTTTAAGTGAAAATTGAAGCTATTCATaaggtgtttaataaaattgaagattaaaaattaagtgCTAAACTTTAATGTTGAGTTATAAAAGCTAGAAAGTTACAAGTGgcaaatgaataaaagtgaaaaatgattGGTATGAatttaagagttttattttacaaatttattcttttattcttcatttttggctctaatattttttaatgtttagttGTTTTCAGTTTGATCTTTTTACAGAGAACAGGCGCGAGAGCAATGCAGATATTCCCAGAAAGTGTGCGGAAACTTTGGAATGAATGGGAGCTACGCTTGATGGTTCTACTCAGCCTTTTCCTACAAATCGTCCTAATCATCTTTAGCAACCGACGAAAGTACAGAGTCACACCTTGGTTCAGAATCCTGATTTGGTCGGCCTACTTGTCCGCAGACTGGGTGGCGACAGTATCCCTCGGTACCCTCTCAAACAGCCAAGGAGATTCGGAAGGGAAACTTCTGGATCCAAACTATACCCTCATGGCATTTTGGGCGTCATTCCTTCTCTTGCAGCTTGGTGGTCCGGACACTATCACAGCTTACTCCTTAGAAGATAATGAGTTGTGGTTAAGGCACTTGCTTGGACTAGTTGTCCAAGTTGGAGTGGCTTTCTACGTGTTTCTGAGGTCATGGGCAGGAACTCCACTCACATTTCTATCCATTCCGATGTTTGTGGCTGGAATTATCAAGTATGGAGAGAGGACCTGCGTTCTGAGGTCTGCAAGCAAGAATCACTTTAGAGATTCTTTGCTTCCAGTTCCTGATCCTGGACCTGATTATGCTGAGTTCATGAAGGAATATGGTTCATTGAAAGACAAAATGGACGTTGCTAGAACCaggaataaaaatattggtgaAAAGCCACTTCAATCTACCTCTGGTGATGACATTACTATTCCGGGTggaaaatatattgataaagCTTACTTCTTATTCGAGAACCAATTCAAGCATCTATATGCAGACCTCATCCTCAGCTTGGATGACCAAAAAACCAGTGAGCGCTTCATTAAGGAATTGTCATTCGAAGATGCCTTCAAAGTGGTAGAGATGGAGCTTAGTTTTATGTATGATGTGCTCTACACCAAGGCAACAGTGGTTTATTCTCTACTAGGCATTCTTTTCCTCATTGCCAGCTTCTTGTCCACTATTTCTACCTTAGCGGCCTTCTGCTTCTTCATCGATAGGCATGAGTTCTCAAACATTGACATCAACATTACTTACTTATTACTCTTTGGAGCTATTTTTCTTGAGGTTTATGCTCTCATTAAGCTGATTTTGTCGGACTGGAGCATCGTCTGGTTGAGCAGCAAGAAGAACCCCCTGGCTGATTCCATTTACCTAGCCATTACCTTTTTTAGATCAGTTCTAACTAGTGACAAGAGATGGTCTAGACACATGGCACAGAACAATTTAATTGATTCTTGCCTCGAAGACAAAACCAAGTTCAATCAGGTTCCCGGGTTTTTTGACATGAACAAATTCTTAGAGAAGTACTGGTACATGACTTGGGAGaaggtggatgacatgaaggaacCCATCTTCTGCTGGCTCCTAGAGGTGACAAATGATGCCGGGGATCGCAGGCAGCTACTCAAACACAGAGGTGATTATGTGACtagaaaaaaagggttttttgaaACACTTCGTTGGAGTATAATTGATGTGGAATTTGATCACAGCATCCTCCTCTGGCATATCGCTACATTATCCTTGTGATGTCGAAAAATCCCCAGATACCAATCTCAAGTCAAGATGCGAAATAAGCAAATGCTTGTCTGAGTATATGTTGTATCTACTAGTCATGTGTCCATTTATGCTGCCAAAAGGGATAGGGGAGTTTAGGTTCCGATACACTTGTTCAGAGGCTAAAAGATTCTTCCAGCAAAGAAGGGAGTCCATATCTAACAGAAATGAAGAAGCTTGCAGATTGCTGCTTGAAGTTGACACGGAAGTTGAGCCAATAAAAGTGAAAGGAGATAAAAGCAAGTCGGTGTTATTCGAGGCATGTGGGCTTGCCAAAAAGTTGAAATCACTGGAAATGGGGATGGGAGAGAAATGGAAGATGGTGAGTGAGGTGAGGGTGGAGATGTTGTGCTATGTTGCCAGTCATTGTGGATGGATTCAACACGGTCAGCAGCTCCGGCGAGGCGGGGAGCTACTCACTCATGTCTGCCTTCTTATGTCCCACCTTGGTTTAAGCGAGCAATTCCAAATATTGGAAGGTGAAAATGAAATTCGTAGTCGTTTAAGCGAGCAATTCCAAATATTGGAAGGTGAAAATGAAATTCGTAGTCGTAATATACCACTTACATGCCCGAATTGTGCGTGCAACCAAATTATTGAGAATAGGATCATATGGGCTTGCCAAAAAGTTGAAATCACTGGAAATGGAGATGGGAGAGAAATGGAAGATGGTGAGTGAGGTGTGGGTGGAGATGTTGTGCTATGCTGCCAGTCATTGTGGATGGATTCAACACGGTCAACAGCTCCGGCGAGGCGAGGAGCTACTCACTCATGTCTGCATTCTTATGTCCCATCTCGGTTTAAGCGAGCAATTCCAAATATTGGAAGGTGAAAATGAAATTCGTAGTCGTTTAAGCGAGCAATTCCAAATATTGGAAGGTGAAAATGAAATTCGTAGTCGTAATATACCACTTAAATGCCCGAATTGTGCGTGCAACCAAATTATTGAGAATAGGATCATATGGGCTTGCCAAAAAGTTGAAATCACTAGAAATGGAGATGGGAGAGAAATGGAAGATGGTGAGTGAGGTGTGGGTGGAGATGTTGTGCTATGCTGCCAATCATTGTGGATGGATTCAACATGGTCAGCAGCTCCGGCGAGGCGGGGAGCTACTCACTCATATCTGCCTTCTTATGTCCAACCTCTGTTTAAGCGAGCAATTGCAAATATTGGAAGGTGAAAATGAAATTCATAGTCGTAATATACCACTTACATGCCCGAATTGTGCGTGCAACCAAATTATTGAGAATAGGATCATATGGCCTTGCCAAAAAGTTGAAATCACTGGAAATGGAGATGGGAGAGAAATGGAAGATGGTGAGTGAGGTGTGGGTGGAGATGTTGTGCTATGCTGCCAGTCATTGTGGATGGATTCAACACGGTCAGCAGCTCCGGCGAGGCGGGGAGCTACTCACTCATGTCTGTCTTCTTATGTCCCACCTCGGTTTAAGCGAGCAATTCCAAATATTGGAAGGTGAAAATGAAATTCGTAGTCGTAA
Protein-coding sequences here:
- the LOC117910064 gene encoding uncharacterized protein LOC117910064 — protein: MQIFPESVRKLWNEWELRLMVLLSLFLQIVLIIFSNRRKYRVTPWFRILIWSAYLSADWVATVSLGTLSNSQGDSEGKLLDPNYTLMAFWASFLLLQLGGPDTITAYSLEDNELWLRHLLGLVVQVGVAFYVFLRSWAGTPLTFLSIPMFVAGIIKYGERTCVLRSASKNHFRDSLLPVPDPGPDYAEFMKEYGSLKDKMDVARTRNKNIGEKPLQSTSGDDITIPGGKYIDKAYFLFENQFKHLYADLILSLDDQKTSERFIKELSFEDAFKVVEMELSFMYDVLYTKATVVYSLLGILFLIASFLSTISTLAAFCFFIDRHEFSNIDINITYLLLFGAIFLEVYALIKLILSDWSIVWLSSKKNPLADSIYLAITFFRSVLTSDKRWSRHMAQNNLIDSCLEDKTKFNQVPGFFDMNKFLEKYWYMTWEKVDDMKEPIFCWLLEVTNDAGDRRQLLKHRASSSGISLHYPCDVEKSPDTNLKSRCEISKCLSEYMLYLLVMCPFMLPKGIGEFRFRYTCSEAKRFFQQRRESISNRNEEACRLLLEVDTEVEPIKVKGDKSKSVLFEACGLAKKLKSLEMGMGEKWKMVSEVRVEMLCYVASHCGWIQHGQQLRRGGELLTHVCLLMSHLGLSEQFQILEGENEIRSRLSEQFQILEGENEIRSRNIPLTCPNCACNQIIENRIIWACQKVEITGNGDGREMEDGE